A single genomic interval of Lepisosteus oculatus isolate fLepOcu1 chromosome 12, fLepOcu1.hap2, whole genome shotgun sequence harbors:
- the rnd3b gene encoding rho-related GTP-binding protein RhoE codes for MKERRPGQKLSSKSGMDPNQSVKCKIVVVGDSQCGKTALLHVFAKDCFPENYVPTVFENYTASFEIDTQRIELSLWDTSGSPYYDNVRPLSYPDSDAVLICFDISRPETLDSVLKKWKGEIQEFCPNTKMLLVGCKSDLRTDLSTLVELSNHRQTPVSYDQGSNMAKQMGAPYIECSAVQSENSVRDIFHVATLACVNKSSKNVKRHKSARAPKRISHMPSRPDLAAVASDLRKDKAKSCTVM; via the exons ATGAAGGAGAGAAGACCCGGCCAGAAGCTCTCCAGTAAATCCGGGATGGATCCCAACCAGAGTGTGAAGTGTAAAATAGTGGTGGTGGGggacagtcagtgtgggaaaacGGCACTGCTCCATGTGTTCGCCAAGGACTGCTTTCCCGAG AACTACGTCCCGACAGTGTTTGAGAATTACACGGCCAGTTTCGAAATCGACACGCAGAGGATTGAACTCAGTCTCTGGGACACTTCAG gatCGCCTTACTATGACAATGTGCGACCCCTTTCCTACCCCGACTCGGATGCAGTTCTCATCTGCTTTGACATCAGCAGGCCAGAAACCCTGGACAGTGTATTAAAGAAA TGGAAAGGTGAGATCCAGGAGTTTTGTCCCAATACAAAAATGTTGCTGGTTGGCTGCAAGTCTGATCTCCGTACGGACCTCAGCACATTGGTGGAGCTGTCCAATCACAGACAGACCCCTGTGTCCTATGATCAG GGGTCGAACATGGCCAAGCAGATGGGGGCGCCGTACATCGAGTGCTCGGCGGTGCAGTCGGAGAACAGCGTGAGGGACATCTTCCACGTGGCCACGCTGGCCTGCGTCAACAAGAGCAGCAAGAACGTCAAGCGCCACAAGTCGGCCCGGGCGCCCAAGAGGATCTCGCACATGCCCAGCCGGCCAGACCTGGCGGCCGTGGCGTCCGACCTGCGCAAGGACAAGGCCAAGAGCTGCACGGTGATGTGA